CTTGCTCAAGTTTTTATTTCATCATCAAGtgacgacctttgaccttaCATCAGGTTGTATTgaatgctgtcagagaaaatctCATGTCCTCTTTCTGCAGCTGACTacagtgtttaaaacagaagccGTGCAGATCTGAGTCTATGTGACAGCATGGATGATCaatcattttgactttttgtctttaactttagTATAACCAGGACGATCACCTCACCTCGTCACCATCCGTCAGCTGATGATCCCACCATGGTTTCTCTGTAGTCTTTAATAGATGTCCACACCCAAAGAGCTGGGAAAAGCACTGCAGACACCCATCTGACTGAGAGGGACAGCTACATCAAATGGTAAACATTTTGAATATGTACGGAGAGAAGCAAtgagaaaaactgagaaactgGTTACTCAGAACAGTCTtcatctttcagctgctcctttaAGGGGTTGCCGTATTGGATCACCTGCCTCCATCTAACTCCATCATTAGCATCATCTAGCATCCGTCACATATGCCCTCTGTATGTCCCATTACATTCAAAAACTcttctgaggtcttcctcttttccttccacCTGGTagcttcaacatcctttgtgtAATATGTCCACTTGTGGACTTTCCTTGTTGCCATCCTTCTGTCACCAATCACCAAAAAACACTCATCTCCATACAAACtgtatgccaaagtatccttgggcaagagacTAAACCCGTGCTGCTCCCAATGCATTCATTGTAGTGTGAATGTGTAAGTAAATGCTGTGAATGAGACCTTGAATAAAATACTTGGGGTCAAGTACACCAGAAATGTACTATATAGGAACCTTGTCATACACACAGTTCTTGTCTAAAGAGACAGTGCAACACCTTCAGTCTTCATCAACACTGTCAAAGGAAACGTCACATATGGAGTGAAACCACGTAGCTGCTCAGTGATCACCTCTGTGTTTGATAACACTTAACCAAAGATTCCAAATTCTGATCCATCAGTCCATAAGACCTTCTTCCAGTCTGCAGTAGTCCAGTGGTGGAGTTTATGGCCCAGCcaagcctctttgtcttattgTGATGTTGCTGCAGCtcgtcctgtcaaacctgcagcagGAAGTCTTCTCTTCACAGCTGAAACTGAGACTTCTCACTACGACCACGATTAAGCTGCTTGTagctgttgtcctgtgagcAGTAACTGATACAGTCGTGTCTTTGGGTCTGCAGACCCCCTCCTGTCACAGTTTGTTTCTGAGCCTTTGGATGATGAAGGAAACTGGACTCActctttgcagtttctctgtagGACAAACCTACATTTGAAGTGTTATgatggtctgtctctcttccattgtTAATCGTCTTGTTGTCACCATTTCTGTACCAACACGCTACTTTCTGCAGTACAATAATGTTCAACTGATGCTCACGAGGGTCTGGTACCACAGTGTGCCCAGCACACAGAGGGGCTGTACCTGCAGGAATTAGTAGCACTAACCTGAGTCTCAATTGCTGCAGAGCAGCTTTAAATTGTTAACCCATGTTGTGTTCCCTGAAAAAGACCTttttgtataattctgaaatgtacattatttttcacttttgggtatcttttattttaacctgGCAGTTCACCACTTGTTTGTTCTATTTCAAGACATTTAGTGGACTTAAACTTGAattgcaataaataactggaaaaattgggCTGTTCAAAACTTTTTAAtcggtagtgtgtgtgtgtgtgtgtgtgtgtgtgtgtgtgtgtgtgtgtgtgcatgcagaaAGGCTCCGGCCCAGGACCTTATCCATTGAAGCAACAATGCTAACCACTGCTACACATCTTAGACTCACttctaaattaaattatttgaagGAAAACTGATGTAAGAAACTGCTAAACATGCCCAACTTtcccacagtgttacagccatcaaattcaaatttggaGTTGGTCAGTCCAACTACTAAAATCTTACTTTGGTCACGTAAAGAACTGCTCACCTGATTTATTGTCACAGAATGTTTTTACTGCACATCAGAAATTATTCTAGTTTTTCTGGAAATGCGGTCACGTGTAATAGAGTATAGTTACTTCAACCTCAGCAAAGCAAGACTTTTATTCTCTGGCCATACCTGACAGTTTAGTGCCTTCAACTGGACAGAAACTTGCTGATACTGGGATGAGCTTAAAGACAAAGCCCCAGAGGGAACACACATTTTTATCAGACTTAATCGAGGCAGTTGAAATAAACACCAACTGTTGAGTGTTTTTAAACAATTTCCTCTCCTTTCATTCGgagttttgtaaaataaaaaaaagcagacatgTCCTTAATGGCCAGAAGACGGCGTCCAGGACGAGAGCAGCATGTTCCTCTGATCATGCTTGAAGCCTTTGATTCCACCGTCCTGCTCTGCCTTTAGTCTTCATCACTACCCATCTCTATAGGGTCAAAATCTGGGTCATCTTCATCCAAATCCAAGTCCTCAATGTCCTGGAATAGTGACTCGTCCACTTCAACGTTGTTTCCAGCTGCATAAGAAGAAAGCCACGGGGTTAGAAGAAACTTCACAGGAAAAAGATTATTCCTACTAAATGCTGTTCTCTGACTGGGAGTTGTTGACTGAGCCAACAGATCCAGATGATCTGTGACTCTGACACAGCAAATCAGATCTTAGAAAGTcacgtttttttctctctttcacgTGTCTGCCTGCTGCCAATCCCGTTTCTCCCGAGCTACACAAACACaattccatccattttctgccacTTATCCAGGTTCGGGTCACCGGGGTCTGAAGCCCAGACTTCCATCACCCTGGCTCTTCAGCTCATCTGGGCAGACAATGAGTTGTTCTCAAGCCAACCAAGACATATAATCTGTCCAGCAAGTCCTGGGTCTGTATGAGTGCACCCACCAAGTAGGACACGCCCAGAATACTTCACCCAggaggtcggggggggggggcgcctcctcgtcagatgcctgaaccacgtAAACTGACTCCTTTCGCTGTGGCTGGCGGCTCTACTCTCAGCTGAGCTCCTCAGTCTATCGCTAAAGGAGAGGAAGCTTACTTCTGCCACTTGTATCTGCAAATTTGTCGTCTTGGTCACTAGGCTGAGCTCATGAGCACAGGTGAGGGCAGGAAGGAAGATCGCAGTAAATCAACAACTTTGCTTTTAAGCTCTCCTCACCAAAACAAGATGATACGAAGTCCGTGGCTCAATCCTTCTGACGTTCTCACACTCCACTCTGCCCTCACTTGTAAACGAGACCCCGACCTACTCCTCCACCCGGGGTAGTAACTCGTCCCTGACACAGAGTTTGACTCCACCCTTTCAAGCTGAGAAGGTCTCGGAAACGGAGGTGCCGATTTTGAATCCaactgcttcacactcagcaGCAAACTGCTCCAGTGAAAGCTGGAGGTcaccacctgatgaagccaacagaaccacaacaTTCGCAAAAAGCACAGCTGAAACCCTGATGCCACCAAAACAGAGACCCTCCACTACCTGCTACACCTGGATACCGTCCATAACAGAAtctgtgacaaagggcagcaTCCACCAGAAACTGCCGACCACATGGCCGTCGCTACACGTACCTAACGCCCTGTAACGACAGACAAGACACCTCATACTCCCGAAGGATAAACCTGTCAGCTGACACCGCTGGGAtctacagcaatgacatcggaatGTCATTTGGACTGGAGAAACGTactcggatggtaacaaagaaaTGTTGGTCGGGAATTGCAGATACTGAGTACAGCTATAAGTATCTTTTAATCCCACGAGAAAATGGAAGCCGTAAAGAGGAACCTCGGAAAACTGCAACCACCAAATACCCGCAGAGAATAAGGCGAGCCCCGAGGATCGGCTGAACGGGAAGAACGAGATCCGAGCAATCAACACTGCTGGGATAATAGGATGGCCAAAGGAAAAGGTGGAAGCCACTGAGACCGAGGCAAGAAAGCGAGGGTTTCACCCCAGACACGGCACACtgagaggaaggaaggaggTCGAAACACCATCCCGAATGAAACAAGGATCCATCAGCCCATCACAAAGATGGCCACGACTGATCACGTGCCTACTGATTACCTGCAAACACAGACGTCCACACAAGTGTTATGTTTAGATTCCACTGTCCTATAAATGACTTTAGTCCTCACAACAAAAAGAAGCACAACACTCAGAAACAGTCCTTACCATCTTCAAGGAACTGAATGTCAGATGTGTCCAGGTTGTGGTCTCTCTCAAACAGCTGTTTACCTGGTGACAGATGCACAGTCTTCAGTCAGGACACGTACGTCATCATCTTTACAGTTTTTGGTGTCTTTGAGTAACACCGTGTACCTGTCAGTTTGGGTTTTCCTGcctgctcctcctctttctgtctttttctcctcaGTTCAGCCATTTCCAGCTCAAACTTGGCTTTCCATGCCAGGAAGTTTTCAATGGTTACCACTGTTCCCTGGAAAGCCACCTGTTGAAAGCAACTActgttataataaaataaaaccttggCTGCAGAGAGTGAATGGTCATGAATCCCGTCTGGGTTCTACCTTCTCTGCTTCCTgggcctctctctctttcctccgCTTTTCCTCTTCTTGCCTATTTTTCATCACATCAACAATTGTATTAAGTTTCTCT
The DNA window shown above is from Astatotilapia calliptera chromosome 11, fAstCal1.2, whole genome shotgun sequence and carries:
- the rwdd1 gene encoding RWD domain-containing protein 1; its protein translation is MTDYAEEQRNELEAIESIYPDSFTVLSEDPTSFTITVTSDAGENGETVETTLKFTYVDKYPDEPPLWEIYSQENLEESDAEDILTLLQQQAEENLGMVMIFTLVTAVQEKLNTIVDVMKNRQEEEKRRKEREAQEAEKVAFQGTVVTIENFLAWKAKFELEMAELRRKRQKEEEQAGKPKLTGKQLFERDHNLDTSDIQFLEDAGNNVEVDESLFQDIEDLDLDEDDPDFDPIEMGSDED